A stretch of the Kroppenstedtia eburnea genome encodes the following:
- a CDS encoding Asp23/Gls24 family envelope stress response protein, with product MTLDVSTHYGEIEVSNEVIATIAGVAAMDCYGLVGMASRSQLKDGIAELLGRENLSKGVEVREEQGEMEIDMHIIVGYGTKISEVAHNVQSKVKYTLDQMVGLKVSRVNVFVQGVRLVSEE from the coding sequence ATGACTTTGGATGTATCCACTCATTATGGAGAGATCGAAGTATCCAACGAAGTGATCGCAACCATCGCCGGTGTTGCAGCCATGGACTGTTACGGTCTGGTGGGGATGGCTTCCCGCAGCCAATTGAAAGACGGAATCGCCGAACTCCTGGGCAGGGAAAACCTCAGCAAGGGGGTTGAGGTCCGGGAGGAACAGGGCGAAATGGAGATCGATATGCATATCATTGTGGGATACGGAACCAAAATTTCCGAGGTGGCCCACAATGTGCAATCCAAGGTGAAGTACACCCTGGACCAGATGGTGGGGCTCAAGGTGAGCCGGGTGAATGTGTTTGTGCAAGGGGTCCGGTTGGTGAGCGAAGAGTAA
- the rpmB gene encoding 50S ribosomal protein L28 yields MARRCYITGKEGRTGNQVSHSHRKSRRKWGANVQKVRILVDGKPKRVYVSTKALKSGKVTRV; encoded by the coding sequence ATGGCACGTCGTTGCTACATCACCGGCAAAGAGGGGCGCACCGGTAACCAGGTCAGCCACTCTCACCGGAAATCCCGTCGCAAATGGGGGGCCAACGTCCAAAAAGTTCGCATCTTGGTCGACGGCAAACCGAAGCGCGTCTATGTGAGCACCAAAGCTCTCAAATCGGGAAAAGTAACCCGCGTCTGA
- a CDS encoding reverse transcriptase family protein has product MQEKNDGEVQPLSREEWLERVMQEGRDEVIRREMIRMGFWSEEPLPPEELEKQAQEEKELAQLKKELESLEEKTRKLGDLEAMIRKRRQERIEESKRRRAQRKEERARRRAEAQARWKEYREQHVIHVGEGFSGDLERLDSDAEKLRESGLPLIHTPQELAEAMEIPLGRLKWLTYHRDTATISHYHHFTIPKKSGGKRILSAPKKHLRQAQEWIRAHLLDRVEVHPCAYGFVRGKSIVDNAAHHVGKAAVIKMDLKDFFPSVHYPRVKGMYQSLGYSPAVSTLLALLCTEPPRRKVEFDDRIYHVALGDRHLPQGAPTSPAITNLLCRRLDERLLGLADSHGFAYTRYADDLTFSCWPSGVKRIGALLGTARGIVRYEGFEVNEEKTRVLRSSRRQAVTGIIVNEKPNLNRGELRAFRALLHQVEQKGLEGQNIHNHPNFWEYIKGYTSYIGMVRGEAAAPYREQVKRIARKYGLDPKVVSDHP; this is encoded by the coding sequence TTGCAGGAAAAAAATGATGGGGAAGTACAGCCCCTCTCCCGTGAAGAGTGGCTGGAACGAGTGATGCAGGAGGGCCGGGACGAGGTGATCCGGCGGGAAATGATCCGGATGGGTTTCTGGTCGGAGGAGCCCCTCCCTCCTGAAGAATTGGAGAAACAGGCACAGGAAGAAAAAGAGCTGGCGCAACTGAAAAAGGAATTGGAATCCCTGGAGGAAAAGACCCGGAAGTTGGGGGACCTCGAGGCGATGATCCGAAAACGGAGACAGGAACGGATCGAGGAAAGCAAACGGCGGCGTGCGCAACGCAAGGAAGAGCGGGCTCGCCGGCGGGCCGAGGCCCAGGCCAGGTGGAAGGAGTACCGGGAGCAACATGTGATCCATGTGGGGGAAGGTTTTTCCGGGGATCTGGAGCGCCTGGACAGCGATGCGGAAAAACTGAGGGAGTCGGGGTTGCCTCTGATTCATACCCCCCAAGAGCTGGCGGAGGCGATGGAGATTCCGCTGGGACGTCTGAAATGGTTGACTTATCACCGGGACACCGCCACGATTTCCCATTATCACCATTTCACCATTCCCAAAAAAAGCGGTGGAAAGCGGATCCTCTCCGCCCCCAAAAAACACCTGCGCCAGGCCCAGGAATGGATCCGGGCGCATCTGTTGGACCGGGTGGAGGTGCACCCTTGCGCCTATGGGTTTGTCCGGGGGAAAAGCATAGTGGACAACGCGGCCCACCATGTCGGGAAGGCAGCGGTGATCAAAATGGATCTGAAAGATTTTTTCCCCAGCGTCCATTACCCCCGGGTCAAGGGAATGTATCAGTCCCTCGGCTACAGTCCGGCGGTCAGCACGCTGTTGGCCCTGTTGTGCACCGAGCCGCCCCGTCGGAAAGTGGAATTTGACGACCGGATCTACCATGTCGCCCTGGGGGATCGCCATTTGCCCCAGGGAGCCCCCACCAGTCCGGCGATCACCAATCTGCTGTGCCGCCGGCTGGACGAGCGGTTGCTGGGGTTGGCGGATTCCCACGGTTTTGCATACACCCGCTATGCTGATGATCTCACCTTTTCCTGCTGGCCTTCCGGGGTGAAGCGGATCGGGGCATTGCTGGGAACAGCCCGGGGGATTGTCCGGTATGAAGGATTTGAGGTGAATGAAGAGAAAACCAGGGTGCTTCGCAGCTCCCGCAGACAGGCGGTCACCGGGATCATCGTCAATGAAAAACCCAATCTCAACCGTGGCGAGTTGCGCGCCTTTCGGGCCCTCCTGCACCAAGTGGAACAAAAGGGTCTGGAAGGGCAGAATATCCATAATCACCCGAATTTCTGGGAATATATCAAGGGCTACACCAGCTATATCGGGATGGTCCGGGGAGAAGCCGCCGCCCCCTACAGGGAGCAGGTGAAGCGAATCGCCCGCAAGTACGGACTGGATCCAAAAGTGGTGAGCGATCACCCGTAA
- a CDS encoding SWIM zinc finger family protein: MQFQQVYANPSRIRHGDSGTTVSFSPDLGREPTYFRGRIADPIRYRDAMSALRDVVVSDLKYKPKDHSAYQAWVREQYIQDIAEQVSVKREWVSRMQEVHTRVRELEQRIDVRNRDYHKAMRRYFNYLYTHDKEGWFVLDPVITVAPDQVFFEAFSQDESSYGRLAVHEEMFRDVTEFEYGTTNIDFSDSLHGELLRMRTYRPTEFQIDPAGFEVATEGREVYKEQKIDVPESWIRGFLQVQSAMSLPTVSLRVQPIDIYNLCTFLRRNREKQGPRSLRYRLRPGQPVQVVIDPWGEVLTFSQTVYTGDVDREIRTWGRRRLFLLEKLLPLARSVTIHLLGTGMPSFYIADLGGVSFTLGLSGWTRNDWSASGNFDLMVGGVPVSPMDSGRVFAELKLRKTATSAELARRTGLSPEVTQSALRQLCHAGRVMFDLETGCFRLRELTRDPLPIDDLKYNNPREKEAEKLIAEGRSRLLSVNEEGNGSLLKGEVTIRSRTHQPEVQLDGDGRIVQAACNCYFFKQNKLMQGPCEHILATVVLYRRRMNGSQGKEVVNIAGKK; encoded by the coding sequence ATGCAATTTCAACAGGTATACGCAAACCCGAGCCGGATCCGTCACGGTGACAGCGGGACGACGGTCTCTTTTTCCCCGGACCTGGGGCGGGAACCCACCTATTTCCGGGGGCGGATCGCCGATCCCATCCGGTATCGGGATGCGATGAGCGCCCTGCGGGATGTGGTGGTCTCCGATCTGAAGTATAAGCCGAAGGATCACAGCGCCTACCAGGCCTGGGTGCGGGAGCAGTACATCCAGGATATCGCGGAGCAAGTGTCAGTCAAGCGGGAATGGGTGAGCCGGATGCAAGAGGTTCACACCCGTGTCCGGGAGTTGGAACAGAGGATCGATGTGAGGAACCGGGATTACCACAAGGCGATGCGCCGGTATTTCAATTATCTCTACACCCATGACAAGGAGGGGTGGTTTGTCCTCGATCCGGTGATCACTGTCGCTCCGGACCAGGTTTTCTTTGAAGCCTTCTCCCAGGATGAGTCTTCCTACGGGCGATTGGCCGTTCATGAAGAGATGTTCCGGGATGTGACGGAATTTGAGTACGGGACGACCAATATCGACTTTTCGGACTCTCTGCATGGGGAATTGCTGCGGATGAGGACCTACCGACCCACCGAGTTTCAGATCGATCCCGCAGGGTTTGAAGTGGCCACAGAGGGGCGGGAAGTGTACAAGGAGCAGAAAATCGATGTGCCGGAAAGTTGGATCCGCGGCTTTCTCCAGGTGCAGTCGGCGATGAGTCTGCCGACGGTCTCCCTCCGGGTCCAGCCCATCGACATCTACAATCTGTGCACCTTCCTGCGGCGAAACCGGGAAAAACAGGGTCCCCGCTCCCTCCGCTATCGCTTGCGGCCGGGGCAGCCCGTCCAGGTGGTGATCGACCCTTGGGGGGAAGTGCTCACCTTCAGCCAAACCGTCTACACAGGGGATGTGGACCGGGAGATCCGGACCTGGGGCCGCCGTCGTCTCTTCCTGTTGGAGAAGCTGTTACCCCTCGCCCGCAGTGTCACGATTCATCTCCTCGGCACGGGGATGCCCAGTTTCTACATCGCCGATCTGGGTGGGGTCAGCTTTACACTGGGACTCTCCGGCTGGACGAGAAATGATTGGTCTGCCTCGGGAAATTTTGATCTGATGGTGGGAGGCGTCCCGGTCTCTCCGATGGACAGCGGCCGGGTGTTTGCCGAGCTGAAGCTGCGGAAAACGGCCACCTCCGCTGAGTTGGCCCGTCGCACCGGACTCTCCCCGGAGGTGACCCAGTCCGCCCTCCGTCAACTGTGCCACGCGGGACGGGTGATGTTTGATCTGGAGACCGGCTGTTTCCGGTTGCGGGAGCTGACCCGGGATCCCTTGCCCATCGATGATTTGAAATATAACAATCCGCGGGAAAAAGAGGCGGAGAAGCTGATCGCAGAGGGCAGATCCCGGCTTCTCTCCGTGAATGAAGAAGGAAATGGGAGCCTGCTCAAGGGGGAAGTGACCATCCGATCCCGAACCCACCAACCGGAGGTCCAGCTGGACGGAGACGGTCGGATCGTCCAAGCCGCCTGTAACTGTTATTTTTTCAAGCAGAACAAATTGATGCAGGGGCCTTGCGAGCACATTCTGGCCACGGTGGTCCTTTACCGCCGGAGGATGAACGGATCCCAGGGGAAAGAGGTTGTGAACATTGCAGGAAAAAAATGA
- the spoVM gene encoding stage V sporulation protein SpoVM, protein MKFYTIKLPKFLGGMVKALLGVFQKEK, encoded by the coding sequence ATGAAATTTTACACCATCAAACTTCCCAAGTTCCTCGGCGGGATGGTCAAAGCCCTATTGGGTGTTTTCCAGAAGGAAAAATAG
- a CDS encoding thiamine diphosphokinase, producing the protein MKSRWVVVAGGELAGADLGAIRPGDRVVAVDGGVRALRRANLPIHLAVGDFDTLGPRVPRLLKEAGIPVKRLPAEKDMTDTQYAVETAIAEGAQEILVLGALGGARFDHALANLFLLEKIEAAGIPGVIENSSNRIRLHPGAEKELWLERGPFPYVSLLALTERVEGVSLEGFRYPLCDASLYRQYPRGISNELTARRGKIRIRRGKLLVVESRD; encoded by the coding sequence ATGAAGAGCCGCTGGGTGGTGGTGGCGGGGGGAGAACTGGCAGGGGCGGATTTGGGAGCGATCCGGCCCGGGGACCGGGTGGTGGCCGTCGACGGCGGTGTCCGGGCCCTCCGGCGGGCAAACCTTCCCATTCACCTGGCCGTGGGGGATTTTGACACCCTGGGGCCCCGGGTGCCCCGTTTATTGAAAGAGGCGGGTATCCCGGTGAAGCGCCTGCCGGCGGAGAAAGATATGACGGATACCCAATATGCGGTGGAGACTGCCATCGCGGAAGGGGCACAGGAGATTCTGGTTTTGGGGGCTCTGGGCGGGGCGCGTTTTGACCATGCTCTGGCCAACCTGTTTCTGTTGGAGAAGATCGAGGCGGCCGGGATCCCCGGGGTGATTGAAAACTCCAGCAACCGGATTCGCCTTCATCCCGGAGCGGAAAAAGAATTGTGGCTGGAGCGGGGCCCCTTCCCTTATGTTTCCCTGCTCGCTCTGACAGAGCGGGTGGAAGGTGTCTCGTTGGAGGGTTTTCGCTACCCTTTGTGTGATGCCTCCTTGTATCGTCAATATCCCAGGGGAATCAGCAACGAGCTTACGGCAAGACGGGGGAAAATCCGCATCCGCCGCGGGAAGCTGTTGGTGGTGGAGAGCCGCGACTGA
- the thiT gene encoding energy-coupled thiamine transporter ThiT, which yields MERKRLITLTEIAVMAGVGAILSVFVALRLWPQGGSVSLAMVPIVLVAYRRGWVAGVVCGLLVGLFNLMTHPLIAHPVQVVLDYPLAYAALGMAGLFPVRGEAGGWSGTGRIAWGVTVAGLLRFLSHFVSGVVWFGSYAPKEFSPVLWSVLYNLSYIIPDILVSILVVSLLAAKAPRLVQTG from the coding sequence ATGGAGCGTAAACGGCTGATCACTCTGACGGAAATCGCGGTGATGGCAGGGGTGGGGGCGATTCTCAGCGTATTTGTCGCCCTTCGCCTGTGGCCCCAGGGAGGCTCCGTCAGCCTGGCCATGGTGCCGATCGTGCTGGTGGCTTATCGCAGGGGGTGGGTTGCCGGAGTGGTTTGCGGATTGTTGGTCGGATTGTTCAACCTGATGACCCACCCGCTGATCGCCCATCCCGTTCAGGTGGTGCTGGATTATCCCTTGGCTTATGCGGCTCTGGGGATGGCCGGCCTGTTTCCGGTGAGAGGGGAGGCAGGGGGATGGAGCGGGACGGGACGGATTGCCTGGGGGGTGACAGTGGCCGGTTTGCTTCGGTTTCTGTCCCATTTCGTGTCGGGGGTGGTCTGGTTTGGGTCTTATGCTCCCAAGGAATTTTCTCCTGTTCTTTGGTCGGTCCTGTATAATCTCTCCTATATTATTCCCGACATCCTGGTCTCCATCCTGGTCGTCTCCCTGCTGGCCGCCAAAGCTCCCCGGTTGGTGCAGACGGGATGA
- the rpe gene encoding ribulose-phosphate 3-epimerase, whose amino-acid sequence MVKIAPSILSADFARLGEEIADVERAGADWIHVDVMDGHFVPNLTIGPLIVEAIRPRTRLPLDVHLMIEEPDRYIPAFAQAGADWISVHQEVCPHLHRTLHLIKEQGVKAGVVLNPATPAEVLQPILPDLDLVLLMTVNPGFGGQAFIPGVLDKIRRVHRMLEEAGLSGVELEVDGGVNPDTAAETAAAGASVLVAGSAVFGRKDRGEAISAIRGGAESGLANRG is encoded by the coding sequence ATGGTGAAAATCGCACCATCCATCCTGTCCGCCGATTTTGCGCGGCTGGGAGAGGAGATTGCCGATGTGGAGCGGGCCGGGGCCGACTGGATTCATGTCGATGTGATGGACGGCCATTTCGTGCCCAATCTGACCATCGGTCCCCTGATCGTGGAGGCGATCCGGCCCCGGACGCGCCTGCCCCTGGATGTCCATTTGATGATCGAGGAGCCGGACAGATATATTCCCGCCTTTGCCCAAGCGGGGGCGGACTGGATTTCGGTTCATCAGGAGGTATGCCCCCATCTGCACCGCACCCTCCACCTGATCAAGGAACAGGGAGTGAAGGCGGGGGTGGTGCTCAATCCGGCCACCCCGGCGGAGGTGCTGCAACCGATCCTGCCGGATCTGGATCTGGTGCTGTTGATGACGGTCAACCCCGGTTTCGGGGGACAAGCTTTTATCCCCGGGGTGCTGGACAAAATCAGGCGAGTGCATCGGATGTTGGAGGAGGCCGGGCTCTCCGGTGTGGAGCTGGAAGTGGACGGCGGAGTCAACCCGGATACCGCCGCGGAGACGGCAGCCGCCGGGGCATCGGTGCTGGTGGCCGGTTCCGCGGTCTTCGGCCGGAAGGATCGGGGAGAAGCGATCTCCGCCATCCGTGGGGGAGCGGAATCCGGTCTTGCGAACCGGGGATGA
- the rsgA gene encoding ribosome small subunit-dependent GTPase A, translating into MPEGRIVRAVSGFYYVRSSEGDVQCRARGIFKKKKESPLVGDRVTYEETDPMEGVVTRIHPRSTELLRPPVANVEQAVVVGSLRQPGFQPELLDRFLVHAEREGLEVLILLTKRDLLEDGDEVERIRAIYAPAGYRVLPTSVRTGEGIEAVKRALQGQLSVFAGPSGAGKSSLLNAVLPAADLQTGEVSKKLGRGRHTTRHVEILDLPGGGQVADTPGFSQLSFGGFEETELGACFPELAARAPDCRFRGCLHRNEPGCRVKEAVEEGEIHPSRYRNYLQFLEEINEQRRY; encoded by the coding sequence ATGCCGGAAGGGAGAATTGTGCGGGCTGTCAGCGGGTTTTATTATGTGCGGTCTTCGGAGGGGGATGTGCAGTGCCGGGCCCGGGGGATCTTTAAAAAGAAGAAGGAATCCCCCTTGGTGGGAGACCGGGTCACCTATGAGGAGACGGATCCCATGGAAGGGGTGGTGACCCGGATCCACCCCCGGTCGACAGAGCTTCTGCGGCCTCCGGTGGCCAATGTGGAGCAGGCGGTGGTGGTGGGCTCCCTGCGGCAGCCCGGGTTTCAACCGGAACTGCTGGACCGGTTTTTGGTCCATGCGGAGCGGGAAGGGCTGGAGGTGTTGATTCTGCTCACCAAGCGGGATCTGCTGGAAGATGGGGACGAGGTGGAGAGGATCCGGGCCATCTACGCCCCGGCGGGATACAGGGTGCTCCCCACCAGCGTCCGCACCGGGGAAGGGATCGAAGCGGTGAAAAGAGCTTTGCAGGGTCAATTGTCTGTCTTTGCCGGCCCCTCAGGGGCGGGGAAATCATCTCTACTGAATGCGGTGTTGCCCGCGGCGGATTTGCAGACCGGGGAAGTGAGCAAAAAACTGGGTCGCGGCCGCCATACGACCCGCCATGTGGAGATCCTCGATCTTCCCGGCGGGGGGCAGGTGGCGGACACCCCCGGTTTCAGCCAGCTCTCCTTCGGCGGCTTCGAGGAGACGGAGCTGGGAGCCTGTTTCCCTGAATTGGCTGCGAGGGCCCCCGATTGCCGCTTCCGGGGCTGCCTTCACAGGAATGAACCCGGTTGCCGGGTGAAGGAAGCGGTGGAAGAGGGGGAGATTCACCCCTCCCGTTACCGGAACTATCTGCAGTTTCTGGAGGAAATCAACGAGCAGCGGAGGTATTGA
- the pknB gene encoding Stk1 family PASTA domain-containing Ser/Thr kinase, whose amino-acid sequence MEGRKLGGRYEVISRIGGGGMAVVYKARDVLLNRHVAIKVLNESLSNDAEFVKRFSREAQAAASLSHPNVVNVYDVGQENHTHYIVMELVEGPTLKEYIQQYSPLTPEEIVSIASQICDALAHAHENQIVHRDVKPHNILLGYNGRAKVTDFGIARASTSSTITQAGSVMGSVHYFSPEQARGGLIGHKSDIYSLGVVLYEMVTGQLPFDGDSAISIAMKHLQDPVEDPAGLNPDVPPEIHRIILKAMEKEPDRRFETALEMKQELDAVFRYDRMEEPRLRTDRHEPVGAKPYAAAGVASSDGGNGGQQTPNRVGDQTMANLERLRNVPADKDKTVLERTVVWLENVQANMPWWQKLLFGLFTLVVIGALAIFTFDMVMGWMAKGDDEVQGQQQKGTAAVEVAKVVGMDADEAEAKLKKMGFQVKVEAGDTTHFGAEHDTGKIYKQTPAAGEKAVPKETEVVLYKNPEMFQVPEVRNVWQTRITGPIAREHGYTPKITFHDEPGLVDGKGITTRPKAGQYCPKGGTLHVWIQTAGQNNPPPEPKEVYP is encoded by the coding sequence GTGGAAGGCAGAAAATTAGGCGGCCGCTATGAAGTGATCAGCCGGATCGGCGGCGGGGGCATGGCGGTGGTGTACAAAGCGCGGGATGTTCTCCTGAACCGCCATGTGGCCATCAAAGTGCTCAACGAGTCCCTCAGCAACGATGCGGAGTTTGTGAAACGCTTCAGCCGGGAAGCGCAGGCCGCCGCCAGTCTGTCCCATCCCAATGTGGTCAATGTGTATGATGTGGGTCAGGAAAACCATACTCACTATATTGTCATGGAGCTGGTGGAAGGTCCCACATTGAAAGAATACATCCAGCAGTACAGCCCTCTGACACCGGAAGAGATCGTGTCCATTGCATCTCAGATCTGTGATGCCCTGGCCCATGCCCATGAAAACCAGATCGTCCACCGGGACGTCAAACCCCACAATATCCTGCTGGGGTACAACGGCCGGGCCAAAGTGACCGACTTCGGGATCGCCCGGGCATCCACTTCTTCCACGATCACCCAGGCGGGCTCAGTGATGGGGTCGGTTCATTACTTCTCCCCGGAGCAGGCCCGGGGCGGGTTGATCGGGCACAAATCGGACATCTACTCCCTGGGTGTGGTCCTGTATGAGATGGTGACCGGGCAGCTTCCCTTCGACGGGGACTCCGCCATCAGTATTGCCATGAAACATCTGCAGGATCCGGTGGAGGACCCTGCCGGGTTGAATCCCGATGTGCCCCCGGAGATTCACCGGATCATCCTGAAGGCGATGGAGAAGGAGCCGGACCGGCGGTTTGAGACGGCCCTGGAGATGAAACAGGAGCTGGATGCAGTCTTCCGTTATGACCGGATGGAAGAGCCGCGGCTTCGCACCGACCGGCATGAACCCGTCGGAGCCAAACCCTATGCCGCCGCGGGAGTGGCCTCCTCCGACGGGGGAAACGGTGGCCAACAGACACCCAACCGGGTGGGCGATCAAACGATGGCCAACCTGGAACGGCTTCGCAACGTCCCGGCGGATAAGGACAAAACTGTGCTGGAGCGGACCGTCGTCTGGCTGGAGAACGTCCAGGCCAACATGCCCTGGTGGCAGAAGCTTCTCTTCGGTCTGTTCACCCTGGTCGTCATCGGAGCCCTGGCCATTTTCACCTTCGACATGGTGATGGGCTGGATGGCCAAAGGAGACGATGAAGTTCAGGGACAGCAACAAAAGGGCACTGCTGCCGTTGAAGTGGCCAAGGTGGTCGGAATGGACGCCGATGAGGCCGAGGCCAAACTGAAAAAGATGGGGTTTCAGGTGAAGGTGGAGGCAGGGGACACCACCCACTTCGGAGCGGAGCACGACACGGGAAAAATCTATAAACAGACCCCTGCCGCGGGGGAGAAAGCCGTCCCCAAGGAGACGGAAGTGGTCCTGTACAAGAACCCGGAGATGTTTCAGGTGCCGGAGGTCAGGAATGTATGGCAGACTCGAATCACGGGGCCCATAGCGCGAGAACACGGCTATACTCCTAAAATCACCTTTCATGATGAGCCGGGACTCGTCGACGGTAAAGGAATCACGACCCGTCCCAAAGCGGGGCAATATTGCCCCAAGGGTGGCACGTTGCATGTGTGGATCCAGACAGCGGGCCAAAACAACCCGCCTCCCGAGCCGAAAGAAGTTTACCCGTGA
- a CDS encoding Stp1/IreP family PP2C-type Ser/Thr phosphatase, with translation MEKAWLTHEGRVREHNEDSVGLFQSDHGVPVAVLADGMGGHQAGEVASRTAVQVIRRELSGLTPGTGTEERRERMLKAVTAANREIYELASRNKGYKGMGTTVIAAVPGKDEVTLAHVGDSRAYLLHEDGLYQLTEDHSLVNVLKQHGEITEEEARVHPQRNVIVRSVGTNEEVETDLIVTPWYIGDILLICSDGLCDMVPVDVIGTILTSPLPLREQANRLLESALEAGGKDNISVILIKNDGLISKSD, from the coding sequence ATGGAAAAGGCATGGCTTACCCACGAAGGACGGGTGCGGGAGCACAACGAAGACAGTGTGGGCCTTTTTCAGTCCGACCACGGGGTTCCCGTGGCCGTTCTCGCTGACGGCATGGGCGGCCACCAGGCCGGTGAGGTGGCCAGCCGCACGGCAGTCCAGGTGATCCGGCGGGAGCTGAGCGGGCTCACTCCCGGAACGGGGACCGAAGAGCGGCGGGAACGGATGTTGAAGGCAGTGACGGCGGCCAACCGCGAAATCTATGAATTGGCCAGCCGGAACAAGGGTTACAAAGGGATGGGAACGACGGTGATCGCAGCCGTCCCGGGAAAGGATGAAGTGACTCTGGCCCATGTGGGGGACAGCCGTGCCTATCTCCTGCATGAGGACGGTCTCTATCAATTGACGGAGGATCACTCTCTGGTCAACGTGCTGAAACAGCACGGCGAGATCACAGAGGAGGAGGCCAGAGTCCATCCCCAGCGAAATGTGATCGTCCGTTCCGTGGGAACCAATGAAGAGGTGGAGACAGATCTGATCGTCACCCCCTGGTATATAGGGGACATTCTCTTAATCTGCTCCGACGGGCTGTGTGATATGGTGCCCGTCGATGTGATCGGAACCATCCTCACCTCTCCCCTGCCTCTCCGGGAGCAGGCGAACCGTCTGCTGGAGAGTGCCCTGGAAGCTGGAGGAAAGGACAATATCTCCGTGATTCTGATAAAAAACGACGGCCTGATAAGTAAGAGCGATTGA
- the rlmN gene encoding 23S rRNA (adenine(2503)-C(2))-methyltransferase RlmN, protein MQPNAYDWTHADWKRWMKGVGEPAFRADQVMNWLYVKRVPSFADMTNLSRGLRERLERDFQLKPLETITVRQSADGTIKFLFQLFDGHAIETVIMRHNYGNSVCVTTQVGCRVGCTFCASTLGGLKRDLKAGEVVAQVLEAQRYLDRWGERVHSVVIMGIGEPFENYDASVQFMRVIQDEKGLNLAQRRITVSTSGIVPSIYRFAEEGLQVGLAISLHAPNQALRKRLMPVSYRYPLEELLAACRYYVQKTGRRITYEYALIGGKNDAPEHAHELGRLLEGSGSLINLIPVNHVPERNYTRTPRNRIFKFRDILQSYNLNTTIRREHGSDIEAACGQLRAQHLGLEQQTV, encoded by the coding sequence ATGCAACCAAATGCCTATGACTGGACTCATGCAGATTGGAAAAGATGGATGAAAGGGGTGGGAGAGCCTGCCTTCCGTGCCGATCAAGTGATGAATTGGCTGTATGTGAAGCGGGTTCCTTCCTTTGCTGACATGACCAATCTCTCCCGCGGGTTGCGGGAGCGGTTGGAGCGGGATTTTCAATTGAAGCCTTTGGAAACGATCACTGTCCGGCAGTCTGCCGACGGAACGATCAAGTTTTTGTTTCAACTGTTTGACGGCCATGCCATCGAAACGGTGATCATGCGGCATAACTACGGCAACAGTGTCTGTGTCACCACTCAGGTGGGATGCCGGGTCGGTTGCACCTTTTGCGCTTCCACCCTGGGCGGGCTGAAGCGGGATTTAAAGGCCGGGGAAGTGGTGGCCCAAGTGCTTGAAGCCCAACGTTACCTGGACCGATGGGGGGAGCGTGTCCATTCCGTCGTGATCATGGGAATCGGTGAACCCTTTGAAAATTACGATGCATCTGTGCAATTTATGCGGGTGATCCAGGATGAAAAGGGTTTGAATCTGGCCCAGCGCCGGATCACGGTTTCCACCAGCGGCATCGTACCCTCGATTTACCGCTTCGCCGAGGAAGGGTTGCAGGTGGGGCTGGCCATCTCCCTTCACGCACCCAACCAGGCATTGAGAAAGAGACTGATGCCGGTCAGTTACCGCTATCCCCTGGAAGAGTTGCTGGCGGCCTGCCGGTACTATGTACAGAAAACGGGGCGTCGGATCACTTATGAATACGCCCTCATCGGTGGGAAGAATGATGCTCCGGAACATGCTCATGAACTGGGGCGACTCCTGGAAGGAAGCGGTTCACTGATCAACCTGATCCCGGTGAACCATGTTCCCGAGCGGAACTACACCCGGACCCCCAGGAACCGGATTTTCAAGTTCCGGGACATCCTTCAATCCTACAACCTGAACACGACCATACGCCGGGAGCATGGCAGCGACATCGAAGCGGCCTGCGGGCAACTGCGGGCCCAACACCTGGGGTTGGAACAACAGACGGTCTGA